A stretch of Lentimicrobiaceae bacterium DNA encodes these proteins:
- a CDS encoding MFS transporter, whose translation MEKKINYQGIRWVVLLFLFFATILLYLDRSALGIMAPFLQKDIGWSEQQYGNINTAFMMGYALCFLIMGVFVDKIGTKAGYAISVGMWAIAQASTVFAKTWIGFAYARIGLSIGQSGNFPVANKVVAEWFPKKERALAVGLFNGGANVGTLTSPLIIPIVVSAFNNDWRAAFIWTLPISGIWILLWLLFYKKPENHKLVSKDELEYINSDSQHETTGKISWSVLLKTREVWGIGVGKFLTDPIWWFYLFWGAKFLNGKFGLNLKEIGLPFFAIYLISWAGGIFLGWLSSKFLKMGWSMNKGRKMGFLICATFALPVMFVPHVDNMWLAVALIAIAAGGHCGWSANIFSLMSDIFPRKATASITGIGGFAGAVGGALIAQLVGGLLQNLGMDGYVIPFLIASLGYFIALALMHILIPKIKPLDL comes from the coding sequence ATGGAAAAGAAAATAAATTATCAGGGTATTAGATGGGTAGTTCTATTATTCCTCTTTTTTGCCACTATTCTGCTGTATCTCGACCGTTCTGCCCTGGGTATCATGGCTCCATTTCTGCAAAAAGACATTGGCTGGAGTGAACAACAATATGGTAATATTAATACCGCTTTTATGATGGGGTATGCACTTTGTTTTCTGATTATGGGTGTGTTTGTTGATAAAATAGGGACCAAGGCAGGATATGCCATATCTGTAGGAATGTGGGCAATAGCCCAGGCTTCTACTGTTTTTGCGAAAACCTGGATTGGATTTGCTTATGCCCGCATTGGATTGTCCATTGGCCAATCAGGTAATTTCCCTGTTGCAAATAAAGTAGTGGCGGAGTGGTTTCCAAAAAAAGAACGTGCACTGGCTGTTGGTCTGTTCAACGGGGGAGCTAATGTTGGAACCCTGACATCTCCACTTATTATCCCAATTGTTGTTTCGGCATTTAATAACGATTGGAGAGCAGCTTTTATCTGGACGTTGCCAATTAGTGGGATATGGATTTTATTATGGTTGCTATTTTACAAAAAACCTGAAAACCATAAGTTAGTCAGTAAAGATGAACTTGAATATATTAACAGTGATAGCCAGCATGAAACTACCGGAAAAATAAGCTGGTCTGTTTTACTGAAAACGAGGGAAGTATGGGGTATTGGTGTTGGTAAATTTTTGACCGATCCTATCTGGTGGTTCTATCTGTTCTGGGGGGCCAAATTTCTTAATGGGAAATTCGGTTTAAATTTAAAAGAGATTGGACTTCCATTTTTTGCAATATATCTCATTTCATGGGCAGGTGGGATATTTTTGGGCTGGTTATCATCAAAATTCCTTAAAATGGGCTGGTCGATGAACAAGGGAAGAAAGATGGGATTTTTAATTTGCGCTACTTTTGCCTTACCTGTAATGTTTGTTCCTCATGTAGATAATATGTGGTTGGCAGTAGCCTTGATTGCAATTGCTGCCGGAGGTCATTGCGGATGGTCAGCAAACATTTTCAGCCTGATGTCAGACATTTTCCCACGGAAAGCAACTGCATCGATCACCGGAATAGGAGGTTTTGCAGGCGCTGTTGGTGGAGCGCTGATCGCTCAGTTGGTTGGTGGATTACTCCAAAACCTGGGAATGGATGGTTATGTAATACCTTTTCTTATAGCATCATTAGGCTATTTTATTGCTCTCGCCCTAATGCATATATTAATTCCAAAAATAAAACCGTTAGATTTATAA
- a CDS encoding phytanoyl-CoA dioxygenase family protein, translated as MNYRKLTQQDKEDYDQDGYLLVSSMFSSKEIELLYGIAINDEVISKKSYDRGDKEGLRTKLALWYSLDDSIYSLLARSERIVNGVELFLEGEPAHFHSKLMQKEPKVGGAWEWHQDYGYWYRDGFLFPHMLSVLTALTPANKENGCLQVIKGSHKLGRIEHGFTGEQVGANQERVDEILKVMELVYVEMNPGDTLFFHSNLLHRSDRNNSTGPRWSLISAYNRKDNKPFKEGNKSSYTAITKVHDSAILEYKGGSISEDTDFLIK; from the coding sequence ATGAATTACAGAAAATTAACACAACAAGACAAGGAGGATTATGATCAGGATGGTTATTTGCTTGTATCGTCTATGTTCTCTTCGAAAGAAATCGAACTGCTGTATGGTATTGCAATAAATGATGAAGTGATCAGTAAAAAAAGTTACGACCGGGGAGATAAGGAAGGGCTGAGAACTAAACTTGCTTTGTGGTATTCGCTTGATGATAGTATTTATAGTTTACTGGCCCGTTCAGAAAGGATTGTTAACGGGGTAGAACTGTTCCTGGAAGGCGAACCGGCGCATTTCCATTCAAAATTAATGCAGAAAGAGCCAAAAGTCGGTGGCGCCTGGGAGTGGCACCAGGATTATGGCTATTGGTATCGTGATGGGTTCCTCTTCCCCCATATGCTTAGCGTCCTCACCGCACTGACTCCTGCCAATAAAGAGAATGGTTGCCTTCAGGTAATTAAAGGCTCGCATAAATTAGGACGTATAGAACATGGTTTTACAGGAGAGCAGGTTGGGGCAAACCAGGAAAGGGTAGATGAGATATTAAAAGTTATGGAACTTGTATATGTTGAAATGAATCCCGGGGATACGCTTTTTTTCCATAGCAACCTTCTTCATCGTTCAGATCGCAATAACAGTACCGGGCCTCGCTGGTCCCTGATATCTGCCTATAACAGAAAAGACAATAAACCTTTTAAAGAAGGAAATAAGTCTTCGTATACTGCTATTACAAAAGTTCATGATAGTGCTATTCTTGAGTATAAGGGTGGAAGCATTTCAGAAGATACGGATTTCTTAATTAAATAA